cctcgcggtcaattctgttaacgaaTCTCTAATGGTAAAACAacattaaattaattttgaaattaaatagaACGATTAAAACGTTAGGAATAACTTTAGAACTTACCCCataaaaacgatactttactcttacTTTTATAAGGATTTAGTAAGTATGAGAATAATATCTTAGTAATTTCGTTAAtatcaaattcaaataaatttgTGTTCATTAAAATAACAGGAAAAAGTTTGGGCCTTGTATCATGCATCGGGTCATTTTTTTCTAGAAAGAAACCAATATTCATCAATGTAAACACCAATCCAATAATTGACGAAGACCCAAGACCAAGTAttatatgagaaaaacaaaattattaggAAAAAGTGAAAAACGCGTCAACGTGATGAAGACAAGTAACCGACACATACATAGGGATCATATCTTGATAAGGGAAGTCATCAAAATTTGGAAACAAGCAAAACATGCATATGATTTCTGACATGAACTGATGAGTTAGCACCTAGTACCAAACAAGTTTCATTTATTCTAGTTAATTATTCCTAGTTGATATCTTATTacgattattgattggtttggTTAAGTGTTAAACCGAGCAGATAAGTAATTGATCAAATCAACGTGATAAAAATTCGCTAAAAATTGGTTGGTTCGCATGATGTTGCTCCTTTGACTCAATCCGAGTCGTTGACCTCAAGGTAATGACAAGGCAAGAAATGAAGCTAAGCAAATTGATGACTGACACGTGTCAAGTAAAGATGCCATGGAGGGAATACTGTAACAGAAGCTCTGGAGAAAAAATACAGGGGCATGTGAAGCAAAACAAAGGCTAAAAAGAATTTGAGCATCATTGTAATCAAACTACTAACTACTAAGTTATCTCAACAAATGCCAAGTGTTTAACTGCATGGATAATCTTGATAATTTGTGTGCATATCTAAGTTTGATTATGCAGCAGAGAATTAAGAAATGGGACcactcaaataaaaaattttaaaatatattttttaataattaaaatttaacacgtataattaattaaaatgtattaaattttattaaaattaggttaaataaattaatttgatcgaaaaataataaattaaattttgaattggtctaaattaatattatttttatagaaaatgactacaatatctctattataaaaaatgactaaaatatttctattatatatattaattttaaaaattttaaattctagcTCATTTTTTCTCAGTCTTCATGGGTTAGGATTTagagttttttaaaattaatatatatacacatatataatagaggtattttaattattttttattatatagatattgtaattattttttataaaaaaatattaatttagatcggttcaaaattaatttattaattttttggctAAATTTATTTGTCCtgtctaattttaataaaaataatacaatttaatcgattatatgagttaaattttaatgatttaaaaatatctttaaaaaaaacgtttttgacatctttattTGAGTGACTCTCTTAAAAAATTCACTATTTTTaggaattttaatttttttcttccttcactttttggtttaattatttacataatttcattcaatttttaattaaatttttttaattttttaaattgattattatatcatgtaactttttttaatttagtttctatCAACGTAAACATCTAAAAaacattaataaattataaatttatttatctatccatactttttattataatattcatataaattgaaattcctcccattctctttttttcttttccttataACTTTTTTATTCCTCTTGCaagatcttttttattatcatgTCGATTATATGAAAGtcacaaaaatactaaaattaaataaacctAAAGCCCTTATATGCTTATTTAGTCACAGATAATAAAgtcacaaaataattaatttaatctaaaatttCTTATCAAATCATTTCagtattcaaaaaaaattaaactttcttttttttttaactaaaacagtaatatatttttatttgtataaatttttttttaaagaaatcaAAACTAAAGTCAATTATACACAAGATAATGATACATATCTGCTATGtcatcaatttatttttttcaagttaTAATAATGATATATATCCGAAGAGATCACACAAACAATTAAAATcaatatatgaataaaaattaaaattccaCCTCAAATTTTAAACATCATATGAAAAAATTtctaaacttaaaataaaaaaaactaaataaaaaatacaaagaaATAAAATGTGTACAAAAGAGAGTTAAAACGATAAAGACGAAAATCCTGAAATAATCTCAAGTTTCtctttataaaaaatgaaacaTTAAGTTGAGAGATCACCATTAAAGTCATTATTTTTCgttgtcaaaaaaaaaaaaaaaagagcaagacacaaattaaaaaagtaCATAACCTAATCTCATTTACTAATCTATTATCAATTATTGAACCTTTTTAGTGCACATATACATTTATAGTTTTCCTCACAATGAAACAATAAAAAACTATAAACTTATGAAAAGCaaaaagataatatataaaaaaatatttttattacaaagATGACATCATAATATATAAAGCATGATGAAGAGTTtcaattacttatttttctataattatctcgtttttttatcttttttttattcgttatcgataaaataataataatttataatttttttaataatttttaaaatgttcattaatttaaaatttttctttaaaagtACTTAATTTTTTGAAgcaattattaatttttattatttgtatttatttttaaaaagtttattaataaattctatttttcGAAAGAAAAAATTCCTCTCCTCTCTAATTTTGTAATAAAATCTAAGCTATGCGTGAATTATTAAATATGTCAAGTACATAAGTTAACGTGTCTCTCATGTTATAAATTTCtcacttttttttgtttttttttacgtGGGATTAACTTTAACACTCCTTACACTTATAATATTAACAATGAGTAAATACCCATAGTAATCCATGAGATTCATGCAATTACTCATAGTAATCCCTAAGATCCCGATTTTTCTATTGTAGTCCTCCAGATAGAGCTCCGAGCACTCAAACTAGTCCCCGGCCATATTTCAGGTGATGACTCATCACCGGAGCGCTGACATGGCCTCAGATTGCCACGTGGGACGTGtccaaaacgacgtcgttttgggTTTGGCGCCTTTGAAAGCCAAAAACGACGCCGTATAGTTGTTACTTAGTATGAAAAACAATTTTCTCCCCCAACACAAACACTTcgtctcttcttcttccacccTCTGAATTCTTCTTCATCTCCCCATCAATGGCGTAGCCGTATGGTTGTATTTGCTAGGTTTACGAAAATTTGAGAGAAGAAGTCATCTGATCAGAAGTTGCTATCGCTCTTCCCTTCCCTTCCTTCACCACAAACAGGAGGTTCTGACGTTGTGATCGGACTCAAGGTAaccttcatttttttttactttgcaTTTTGAATACAGTGTTGGTTGATCATAGCATTGGTCAGTGTAGTTGAGGTTCTGGAGTTTTGGTGTCATTGTAGTGACTAGGGTTTGAATCTTGGCTGGGGTTTGTGGGGTTGCTGTAATACTCGAATGAAACAGGGATGAAACAGGGAGATGTATGGAGGTTTGGAAAAATCTGTTTTCTTGTGGtgattattttttcttttgaatgcatgatatatTAGGCTTTCAAAGGCCTTTTTGGTATGTCTTGGCCTTGCTTTTGATGAAACTACAGATAGCAGCATAATGATTTCTAGGCCGCCTTTTACAATCAACTTTTGTTGTTTTTTGATAAACAATGAAATTTATGTTAATATACTATGCTATGTGGTTTACCATTCAAGAAGcagtttctttatttttttcataaaccATAGAATTTATCTTAACAACAATTTCATAGTTAACAACACTTTTCATTCCATCAAGAAGCAGATTTTTACAACTGTTGATAACAAGGAATCCAAAACCACCAATTCATTCATCATTTACAACACAGGATCACCAACAACACTGTCAACACACACACAGCTAACATTAACAATTGGGTAATCACTTTTTGCATCTGGACATCCTCCTCCAACCTTCGAAGCCTTCAATCAAAGTTGATCTTCACTTCATCACCACACGATTCTGACTTTTCAATCTATTCTTCATTCATAGAATCTGCCCACACAAAAAGTCCGCACCATCTCTTCCCACTTGTTTGTAACCAATAAAAGATCAAAGTTTAGAGATGAACAACACAAGAACAGTTAGGGGAGGAAAATCATAACAACACAAGAACAGTAAGGGGAGAAAAATCATAACAACACAAGAACAGTCATGGGAGGAGAATCATAACAACACAAGTAATTATTCTAACCTACATTATAATTGGGGCAGCCATAGAACGGTTTATTCGGATTCAAATCTGTGTCAGACCATCTGAGAACTGGCCTACAGCCACAGCCGCACCATTCTGGCGGGGTCAATCTTCTGCTCTTCGTTTGCGTTCTAGTCCGGTTCCAGCTAGATGGGGAACGAACAGAGCTTCCACCTGCAGTGCTACCTCCACCCATCATCGACGTGATTAGCAGCCCCGAATGAGAGTGTATGAACAGGAAGAACtgtatgaaagaagaagaagatgtgAACAAGACGAAGAGGGAGAGTGTATGAGAATTTGGGGATTTAGGGTTACATATACTAGAAGGGACCAATCTGGGTAAAAATTGGAACTTAGCCAGCTCAGCTACCCGTTGGGAACCCTCCAGCATGGCAATCCGAGGCCATGTCAGCGCTCTGGTGATGAGTCATCACCTGAAATATAGCCAGGGACTAGTTTGAGTACTCGGAGCTCTATCTGGGGGACTACAATAAGGAAATCGGGATCTTAGGGATTACTATGAGTAATTGCATGAATCTCAGGGACTACTATGGGTATTTACTCTATTAACAATCTCTTCTTCAAGTGTGAGTCTTTACATCAAGCATCAACTTCTCCTCTTTCTAACTCCTTCACTACGAGTATTCGTCCATCACACCGCCGCAAAACACTACAGGACACGCCGCCCAAACCACTTTTGCCAAAAAAACTTTCGATACTTTACCTTAAATACTCcttaaataatcaaatattattatattaacaaaaataacaaaattttatacACATTTCTAGAAAAATTATCAAATACATGAATCTCATCAATAATTATGTAAAACTTTTTATATGGTTAAACTCATACAGCAATTACCAAAACTTTATAGAGCCAAAGAATGTTGATTTTCCTGGTTGCTTTCGTCCCCTTTGAATAAAACATATTCATAAGTCATAATTTCTTAATCACGAAGAGTTGTATATAATTTCCCCGCAGTTACTTACTTCCATTCTCATTTGCACACGCACAGATCACACGTCTTACAAATTCTTGATACGCATGATGATGCCATCTCTTCCTTGCACCTCTTACCTCCCTTTCTTCCTTCACATGCCAACACATATTCATATACCTTCCCAACTGCCGCCGTCAACTTCAATCCAAATAATAAAAACACCCACTCTTCACTCTCCTCTCTCCACCTGCTTCCATAAAATCCATCTCAACAAACTTAACCAACTCCTTCAAGAAAATGCAATCATAGTCAAACCCCTCCATCATAATCCCAACCTccacacaataaaaaaaaaagtgaaaaataaaaataaaaaaaaatgctgAAGAAACTGCGACGCAAGGTGAGCATTGCATTCACACAAGGCCTCAAAAAACGCCCTAAACCCTATAAAACCCCAAAAccagaatcagaatcagaatcagaatcacAACCACCATCACAATCACCAGAGTTTTCAGTTCCAACAACAATGCCACGCACCAATAAGCAGCGTTTTCCATTCATATTCCCAGAGACTGATTCCAGTGTGCTTCCAGAACCTTCCAATTTCTTCTCCCAAAACCTTCTCTCAAACCCACTCCCAACAAACTCGTTCTTCCAAAACTTCGTTCTCAAAAACGGTGACGTTCCAGAATACTTTCATCCTTACCTAATCAAACCCTCAAATTCCTCTCTTTCCCTCTCATACCCTTCGCGAATCTCAAACACCGCATTCACCTACCAAGCCTTCAACTCCGATCTCACAATCACTAATTCAAACGAAAAAACCTTTCATTCCAATCACAAAATCTCCTCCTACAGTGATCTGAGTGTAACGTTGGAGATTCCTTCTTCTAATCTCAGATTCTTCCTTGTTAGGGGAAGCCCCTTTGTCACTTTCTCTGTTACTCAACCAACTCCTCTTTCAATCTCAACCATCCACGCGatcctctctttctcttcttccaaTGAATCGCAAACCAAGTTCACTTTTCAGTTCAATAACGGCCAAACGTGGCTCCTCTATGCTTCTTCACCGATCAGGCTTAACCACACTCTCTCTGAGATCACTTCTGATCCGTTTTGTGGTGTGATTCGGGTAGCTCTTTTGCCGGGTTCCGATTCGCGGCAGGTGGCGGTTCTTGATAGGTTCAGTTCTTGTTACCCTGTGAGTGGTGATGCTGTGTTTTCAAAGCCTTATAGTGTTGAGTATAAGTGGGAGAAGAAAGGGTGGGGTGATTTGTTGATATTAGCACACCCTCTTCATCTTCAGCTTTTGTCTAATGTTGGTTCTGGTGTTGTTGTTTTAGAGGATTTGAAGTATAAGAGCATTGATGGTGATCTTGTTGGTGTTGTTGGGGATTCATGGATATTGGAAACAAATCATGTTTCTGTAACTTGGCATTCTATTAGAGGTATTAGGGATGGATCTTATGATGAAATTGTTTCGGCTCTTGTGAGGGATGTTGAGGGACTGAATTCGGCTGGGATATCGACGAATTCGTCCTATTTCTATGGCAAATTGGTTGCCAGGGCGGCGAGGTTGGCGTTGATAGCCGAAGAAGTGTGTTTTCCTGATGTGATTCCTGCTGTTAGGAAGTATTTGAAGGAGACCATCGAGCCGTGGCTCGACGGAAGTTTTAATGGGAATGGATTTCTGTATGATAAGAAATGGGGAGGCATTGTTACAAAGCAAGGGTCTAATGATTCCGGTGCTGATTTTGGGTTTGGAATTtacaatgatcaccattatcattTGGGATATTTTCTATATGGAATTGCAGTGCTTGCTAAGATTGATCCTGCTTGGGGAAGGAAGTATAAGCCTCAAGCATATTCGCTTATGGCTGATTTTATGACATTGAGCAGAGGATCGAATTCTAGTTTTACGCGTCTGAGGTGTTTTGATCTGTATAAATTGCATTCTTGGGCTGGAGGGTTAACTGAGTTTGCAGATGGAAGGAATCAAGAGAGTACTAGTGAAGCTGTGAATGCATATTATTCGGCAGCATTGATGGGTCTGGCTTATGGGGATCCCCACCTTGTTGCGATGGGATCGACGCTTACAGCGTTGGAAATTCACGCAGCGCAAATGTGGTGGCAAGTTAAAGAGGGAGGGAATGTATATGAGGAAGATTTCACAAGAGAGAACAGGGTAGTTGGGGTTCTATGGGCTAACAAAAGAGACAGTGCACTATGGTTTGCACCTCCTGAGTGGAGAGAATGTAGGCTTGGGATTCAGCTCTTACCAATACTGCCAATTTCTGAAGTCCTTTTCTCGGATGTTGATTTTGTGAAGCAGCTTGTAGAGTGGACATTGCCTGTCTTGAACAGGGAAGGGGTTGGAGAAGGATGGAAGGGATTTGTCTATGCCCTGCAAGGAATCTATGATAATGAAAGTGCGCTGCAAAAGATACGAAGCTTGAATGGTTTCGATGATGGTAACACGTTGACTAACCTCTTATGGTGGATTCACAGCAGAGGTGATGAGGATGACTCATTTGCGCATGGGAAACACTGTTGGTTTGGTCATTACTGCCACTAGGTATTGTTAATGATTTCAAATACttgaaaagataataagttaCATAGTTTCTGGCATTGTACCTATTTATGTATTTGGTGTATGTTTCTTACAATTCCTCTGTAAGTATAAAGTCTTTGGCGGTTCGCATTCATTCTGAGTCTTTAATGTTATGTTCACATCATAAATTTTGGCATTTTGAGTTAGTGAAGTTAAGGTGGCTAAAACTGATGGATACCCTTTAATAAAGGAAACAACACTATACAAATATTGGTAATGTAACTATGATGGTAATTTCCTTTTGAATGATTTGTTAGCAGCAGAAACTTGAAAGAGTAAAATATGTGAATTCGTTTTACCAGTATGTTGTCCCTTCAATTTTGTATCTGGGGTCAAATACCTATGAAAGTTATTTATTCACAAGGCTTGTGATTTTCCAACTTAACCACAAGAATCCTGAAGGATATAAAGTATGAACTCATCTCCCATTCAGATAACTTTTCATATTAGCAAGACCCTTTTTTATTCTTTCCTTTCTAAACACCCGAAATTGTTTCTTATGTATTCTTACTAGCCACGCATGGCATCATCCTTTCATTTTTCATCAAACAATTCCTTTCTTCATACAATTCCCA
This sequence is a window from Arachis stenosperma cultivar V10309 chromosome 10, arast.V10309.gnm1.PFL2, whole genome shotgun sequence. Protein-coding genes within it:
- the LOC130956222 gene encoding glucan endo-1,3-beta-D-glucosidase 1-like — encoded protein: MLKKLRRKVSIAFTQGLKKRPKPYKTPKPESESESESQPPSQSPEFSVPTTMPRTNKQRFPFIFPETDSSVLPEPSNFFSQNLLSNPLPTNSFFQNFVLKNGDVPEYFHPYLIKPSNSSLSLSYPSRISNTAFTYQAFNSDLTITNSNEKTFHSNHKISSYSDLSVTLEIPSSNLRFFLVRGSPFVTFSVTQPTPLSISTIHAILSFSSSNESQTKFTFQFNNGQTWLLYASSPIRLNHTLSEITSDPFCGVIRVALLPGSDSRQVAVLDRFSSCYPVSGDAVFSKPYSVEYKWEKKGWGDLLILAHPLHLQLLSNVGSGVVVLEDLKYKSIDGDLVGVVGDSWILETNHVSVTWHSIRGIRDGSYDEIVSALVRDVEGLNSAGISTNSSYFYGKLVARAARLALIAEEVCFPDVIPAVRKYLKETIEPWLDGSFNGNGFLYDKKWGGIVTKQGSNDSGADFGFGIYNDHHYHLGYFLYGIAVLAKIDPAWGRKYKPQAYSLMADFMTLSRGSNSSFTRLRCFDLYKLHSWAGGLTEFADGRNQESTSEAVNAYYSAALMGLAYGDPHLVAMGSTLTALEIHAAQMWWQVKEGGNVYEEDFTRENRVVGVLWANKRDSALWFAPPEWRECRLGIQLLPILPISEVLFSDVDFVKQLVEWTLPVLNREGVGEGWKGFVYALQGIYDNESALQKIRSLNGFDDGNTLTNLLWWIHSRGDEDDSFAHGKHCWFGHYCH